CAAATTTTAACTCCACTTGTAAACCGATGGAGGGGCTCATGTATAAGTTTAATCAACTTATAAGAACTCATTTCTGGCTGACATTATTTTGTATGGTTTATTTTGAAGTGTTTTTGCTCGACTCATACCCGGCTGGTGgtatatttttatttgctttaatttctttttcataaCACACATGCATTTAGTGTTGGGTTTTCTGGAGCCTAGTTGCGTTTAATCCAAATGATGACCCGACTTGAATTAATGTTACGTGGtttttttaatgagagattttaatCCTAAAACTTAGTCCATGAGCGCTGCAGCTTGAGCCCCATTTTGTAGCCGATTACtgtgcacaagatataaaattattattttttggtgaTTAGGGTTGACCGTCGTTTTTGTGTGAGAGAGACGTAGTTTCTGAGAGAGAGCCGCACTCTATAATTTttccctgataatagtgaaatccttacaACTCCGTGGACATAAACAAattaccgaaccacataaatactgtcttgtgcgtttgattgattttttttttagtgtgtattttctctattttatttctCACTGGATTTGAAAATTTGGTGTTAATTCCCTACATTTAGAGTAAAACAAGGGTAGGCTGCAAATGTGTCAAATTGAGATGCATAATCACAAAATAATTATTAGCATTGATCCTTCCATGTAAGGCATTTCAATTAATTAATCTACATCATTAACAATGCAGGCAGCAAGATCTGAAATCTTCAAGAACATGTTAGAGGCAGACGGATGCAAAGCCCCACCAAACGACACCGTAACTCTCCCAGAACTCAGCCACGAGCAGCTTCAATCTCTACTGGAGTTCCTCTACAGCGGGAGCTTGGCGGCAGAGAAGGCAGAGAAGCACCTCTACTCTCTTTCAATTGCGGCCGACAAGTACGAGATCCCATTCCTTCAGAGGTTTTGCGAACGCCGAATGCTGGGGTCCTTAAACCCCTCAAATGCTCTGGACGTGCTGGAGATCTCCGATGTTTGTTCCAACCTGCAGGCGTTGAAGGAGACAGCCTTGAATTACGTTGTTGGGAACATGGAAGACATTGTTTTCTCCGCTAGATACGATGCCTTTGCGCTCAAGAACCCTCATTTGAGTGTTCAGATTATGAGGGCGGCCTTGATCGatatcaaaaatagaaaaaatggcGTGGTTTGAGAGAAAAAGATCGAGAAAGATTGTCCAGCAAGGGCAAGATTAATTAGAACCACCAACCAGGCATTCTCAAAGTGCGATCCAAATAGTGAACCGCAACATTTCAAGTTCAATTTTTTACACCATCATCACGCGGCTGTGTGTCCTTCAGCATTTTCCTTTTTTATAAGTTAGAAGTCGAGAAGTAGCCGAACAATTTATATATAGTTAGACCctttcatattaaaaaaaatgtagaaattaatATAATCtatgattatttatttttctttgtagATATGtttataaatcaatgaatatgaatattttaatttatactaGTCAATCTCCCCTGCATGCAATATatctttgtttaattttttatataattaattaatgcttttttattttttgtttttgaattttagaatattttttttatgttatgtTATTTACTTTGGATAATTTGGAATTCTAACTTGTACGAAGTTTTAGTTTATGTGGTTTattctttatttcaaaaatattaagtGGTGGTGCATGAGTTCAATAATTATGATTAGTGATAAGatgttttgcactatttataaattaataactATTTAACTATTTATATGATCACtaatttcatttttaattaatatttgctcaaaaatattctcaaaaatagaaattaaacgctaagatttgaaattcatgttttaaatgtttaaataaaaattactatACTAAGCCATTTAACATGAAGAGAAATAATTGATGGATTCCTACAATTTAACCAATCATGAGCTCAAGTGACAATGATGCTAATTgactaaaaaataaaacaaatcttGCGAGTAATGATCTAACATAAAAAAATAACGTTGTTCGCATTGGCATGCCAAGAATCTATCAATTTTAATAAGAAAATAATGTCTGTATTAGTGTGTCACGAATCTCTCGGCTTTATTCAGAAAAAAAAGATACTTGTACTCATGTGTCAGAAATCTATTAGATTCATCCAAAGTACTGGAGTGTATGATCTTGTCCTTCTCAAAAATTGTATCAACCTTTAACATAAGATTTATAATGTTTGATACTAATGTGCAGTCCTATCCTTTATGATAAAAAGACTTTACATACTTGTATTGGGAGCTTTTTGTATTTTGGAAATTTGTGTGAAGTCCGAAAATCCTCTATATGACAGAGAAATAACCATGTAGAGGCAAGAATGAGGGAATTGTCCTAACCTTTATTATGTCCTTAGTACTGTTTCTTGCCATTATCATATGtgatataaataaaaatttgtttatcTAATCTCAATTTTCGGTACATCCGTATATTTGATCGTCTCTTTACTTTGTTTCTCTATTCCTATCGTTTTTATTTGAATAATCGTCTGCTCAAGATGTCCTCAGGAGACAATTTTCAAAAAGCCTAGCTCTACCAACTACATAAATAGTTACGTATTCTTTGAAATAGCATACCCACTGTACCCAAGTGGGAAATCTAACCGACCtcccaaattaattttcagaGCTTTTTATAATCATATCATTTCCCACCCCCTCCTGTTTTTCATCTAATTTATATATTATGCATCTTAATTATATACACGCGCCCGCGCCCGCAcccgcacacacacacatatatattaaatatatatatatatatatatatatatatttttagtctAAGTTGATGAAAATTAAGTCCACTGTGTTAAGTAGAAGAGCATCACCACGACTGCCTTAAATATATATAACTCGGGGATTCTAGTCACTACTGTACCACTTTGGACACTATAGTGCGGCACCAAATTCAGGGGGTGAAAATTGCCCGCCCATTGACGCACACCTGGTTATCTAGCAACGTAATGCCTAAAAAGGGAATCAAACCTGCGACCTTGGGATCACCAAAGTCACCCTTGCCACTTGAGCCAACACGGCTGGGTTCCCAAGATTGCCTTATATTGCATGCATGCTCATTagctcaatttttaaaaataaatatgcaaagagtttatgtagtgatcctaaaaaaaaaacaaaattcaaatcaaaattcaaattcaaatttaaattaattaattttaaaatttaaataattattattgataattaaataatgtaatattataataaaatatatattatatatataaccttCCTAAAGCGTAAAGAATTTAATATCCTAAGGAAGGAGACCTCTGTTCCCCTCATCCCCTCTATCTcactctcctcaatctcgtctccaatattcggccgatcgaaaatccgaagataccgttgggttcccaTCACCACCACCGACAATCCTACAGGAgcgaatttgtcgtaggagcggcggCATAGGCTTATCTCTTGGGGTAAAACTAATTTTtactcttacctcgatttttcttaaatcttaagcccaattaacAAACGGAAATTACCAAGAGATTTGTgaagagattctctacaatgtagTTGGAGTgggttttcaaattggagttcCGGGGCACCAATCTTAAAttggggtaagtttaataatttagacttttataggctatttagggtgTTCAAAACTTAGGGggattttaggaaaagttactctgaggattgtgatgaataatatggtacagtttgaattttaggatttcaagagttttttttaaCACCTGGGGCGTAAGCCGAGGTGTTATcaggtttttcaggaatcaaggggattaagttaagtcagaaattttatttaatttgaaccgattaaattaatatatttatttatttatttatttaataatttgaagattatttcgaaaaccaaccgttcgaaatggattttacaaacttaggatatatggtatggtttTTTGAATAGAAACGAACAGTGGAAAGTtagttgtttatatggttatgtttcaATGTTAAAAACGTGTGGCTGATGATTATTtagtaggatttattgtttaactggatttgagaTTGATTGCAAAATgttggaactgtttgtgaaatactgaaattgttgtgaaaaatactagaattacTTGTGAAAAATGCAAGATTTTGAAAGAAAGGCCAGTGGctaggtattgtttgattggccaagggccagatTTATTATCTGAAAGCCAAGGGGCAAGGTTTTATTTAAACGGCTGTGAGCCGGATTGTATTTGTGGTCGGGggctaggtttttggaataataggaaatatatgtgaattgatatttgaaatgatgatttatattatctaaattgcatgatatgctttaggaaccctagggaccagtgtatttTGAACACGGTACTATTgttagttagaccatgtgcacccacactattttggatagaagtgtagggggtccagccgactgcaTGCGCGAGGTttaagtaagggcgtcggacttGCAGTTTTATTGTGGATgtctgcagatgtgtttgcagaggatgttatttttttgactttgtttgggctgatcacccaggcttagtctagccttcgggccgcacaacccgtgccatgggggaagtaaatggcgtgtttgtcacagggagtgtcttatatgcatatctgttaatttatgtgaatatggataattaataagataactttgagggcttactaagaaatgtgagtgccctagtagcagtaatatTATTATAGCAAAGGGAAgatacttgtatgagcgggtaatcttccctatcctcagttAATTGTGTGTGTgcgtaaaataagaatgatttcataaatgtgtttatctacttagtgaattggttattttttatACACTAAATCCATGCTGGTTTCACACGggcattaacttagtctttctcttactgagctgtatctcacccctactttacaaactatcttttcaggaaattctGGAAAACGTTCTTAGCAGGCTAGAGGGGCTGAGACGGTGGTATAGTTTTTTGTATGTGGTGAGTGTAGTTTGAAATGGTTTTTGTATAAGTATAGTATGTTGGTTTATATTAAGGATTTTGGAACCTTTTGTATATAAAGGTAGTAtaaaactctagtaatgtattttgaggattttgtattttatttccgtgaaattttatatgatgagtttggtatcaggtacacagacgtcactaaagtagcaccctgagCCCACGTGACAGGTCGGGGTCGTtataggtttgctaggttctataaactttaaggattgataattaccagagtataggttaagataagatagggataggattgggtaggttaagatgagttttggtctggaagcttagagACAAAAATCtattgacagacttctgtgattttctgaatcagtcgcgagtttcagaaaatcatggtaaatccattgatggtttcatttctaggttaAGGACTAGGactcagaaaatttaggttggaatgttaggatgagtgggtatgtgtgtgaagttaacgTTAGGATGGAGATTTTTTACCTCAGTGGTTTTGTGatggaattgaaatatgaattattaaattaaaatctgtatattatatcaattccattattcc
This region of Malania oleifera isolate guangnan ecotype guangnan chromosome 10, ASM2987363v1, whole genome shotgun sequence genomic DNA includes:
- the LOC131165538 gene encoding BTB/POZ domain-containing protein At3g56230-like produces the protein MDCCICSAVPMILRPPRNTICGACHEAARSLIAFVNKQLESSCTDQMKGYSSSSPSMLAVNDLPNKSSNASSLVSLHPNSSKGFASVVKWAKEMKEAEGELKEKIDFLDGFAAAFMDQSHTDIQIKPGGDGPSIPAHKALLAARSEIFKNMLEADGCKAPPNDTVTLPELSHEQLQSLLEFLYSGSLAAEKAEKHLYSLSIAADKYEIPFLQRFCERRMLGSLNPSNALDVLEISDVCSNLQALKETALNYVVGNMEDIVFSARYDAFALKNPHLSVQIMRAALIDIKNRKNGVV